Part of the Fusobacterium sp. genome is shown below.
CTCCTGTTCCAGTAGCAGCAGTTATTGTTCCTGCATTTATACCTGAACTTGCTCCAAGTCCTCCTATATACATTCCAAGATTAGCTCCTGCTGTTATTACTCCTCCTGATGCATTTTCTGCAACAGCAGTTTTTCCTGCCTGAGCTTCAGCAACCATACCTACCATTGAGCCTGCTGTTCCATTTAATCTGATAGTTCCAGAGTTAATACCTTTTCCTTCCTCTGTATATATTCCTATTCCACCTGCTGCATCATTCATTGTAATAGTTCCTGTTGAAGTCAGTTGAGAACCTCCTCCTACATATGAACCAATATTTTCAGATTTTCCTGCTGTTGATGTAATATTAGAATTATTTACTAAAGTTATTCCATCTGCTGCATATATTCCTATACTTTTAGTTCCTGCAAGCTCAATTTCTGCTCCATTTGTTACTGTTCCTTGAGCTGCTCCTTTGCTGTAATATACTCCTATATTATTAGTTGTTGAGGAATTATTTACAGTTATTTTTCCTCCAGTTGCATAAGCTCCATCTGTAAGATACATTCCTGTTCCTTTATTAGCTGTACCAGCAGCAGTACCTATATTTAAAGTAAGTCCTGTATCTATACTTACAGCTCCTCCACTTCCATATACTCCTATTGCTCCTGCTGTAGCTGCCACAGTTCCTTTTATTCTTGATTCTCCATCAATAAATATTCCTGTTGTTTTATCTCCTTCTGTTGTTACATTTACATCTAAATAATTATTTCCTTTAGAGTAAATTCCTACTGCTCCATTTTTAACAGTAAGATTTCCTTTTCCACTAAATGTACTTCCTGTACCTGCATTTTCAAGATAAATTCCTACTATTTTATTTCCTTCTGTTCCTGCTGCTGTTGGAATAGTTCCACCATCTACACTTATAGTTTTACCTGTATCTATTTCTACAGTACTATCTTTGCCATATACATAGATATTTTTATTTTCATTATTATTTGTAAAAGTTAAATTATCTTTAAAAGCTACTGTTGCTCCTTCTGCAAAAACTCCTACACTTGATTTTCCACCAAATACTATACTATTTCCAGTACCAGCTAATTCAGCAACTGCCTTATCTTTTACATAAATTCCAGTAGAACTATCTACTTTTAAATTAATTTTCCCTTTATTTATTGCCTTACTATTCATTCCTTCTGCATACATTCCTATCTGTGAAGCATCATTTATATTAATTATTCCTGTAGAAATATCATTAACTATATTAGAAGTTTTGGTATACATACCTACTGCACCTGTTTTTCCAGATGCAAGATCAATAGTTCCTTTATTTGTTCCAGTATTAGCTCCAGTATTAGCTCCAGTTTCTTTTACAAATATTCCCACCCCAGAAATTCCAATACTTAATGCTCCTGATGATTCAACATTCATATCTTCTACATATACAGCAGTTCCTTTGTCTAAAGCTGAAGCATTTACAGCTACATTAATATTTTTAGTTTCTGTACCAGTTCCTCTATAGAAAATACCTGTTTTTCCTTTAACATCTGGTGTTCCTGTTCCATTGAGGGTTAGTGTTGTGGCAGTAACTTCAGATTTTCCATTTAACATGACTCCTACTCCATCTGAACCAAGAGTTAAAGTTCCTAGAGATGTTATGTTGCTTCCTTCTGTTGCATAGATAGCCACTCCACTAGTTCCTGTTGTAATATTCCCTGTATTTGAAATTGTAGCTTTTTTTCCATATATACCTACAGCGGCATTTGAATTATTTGAATCTCCTATTATTATATTTCCAGCATTGCTTACTGTTGTATCAGTTACTGCTCCAGAACTGTTATTATTATCAGCATAAATACCTATAGTTCCAACTCCATCAAGAGTTATATTTCCAGTATTTATTATATTTACTTTTCCTTGATCTACTGCCGATGAACCAAATTCATTAACTATTGGTATACTATTAGAATCTTCTCTATATGCCATTCCCAAAATACCTATAGATTGATTTCCACCTACTTCTATATTTCCAGCATTAGAAACATCACTTCCATTTACTGCATAAATACCTACTGCCTGTGCATTTGCAGCATTGCTTTCTTTTTCAACCTTTATTGAACTTGTTCCATCTATTGTTACAACTCCATAGTTTATAAAGGCACCAATAGCACCTGTTCCAGCACCATCTCTATCTGCAATAATAGTTGAATTAACTAGATTTATTCCTGTTTCAGTATTAGAAACAGCTAGCTTACTTGAGTTCATTTCTAATCCAACTACTTGATTATTAAATTTTGAAGCTTGTGTATTATTAAGAACTGCTGAAATAGTACTTCCTGTTGCAGTTCCCGCAAGTCTTTGACCTAAAAATCTATTATAGTAGAAGTTTCCATCTTTCTGAGCCTGAGTATCACTTCCTGCACCTGTTCCTGTTTTATCCAAATCTCCAATAACTATTTCTCCTCCATCAACTGCTGCAGTTTTATAGTTAGTAGCTGTACTGTCTTCTAGAAGTTTGTCAAGGTCTATTTCTCCCCCTATAGCTGTTCCTAATGCACTTGTTATAGTACCTTCTAAATTATTTGTACTTAGTCCTGTTACATTTTGTAAATTAAATACAACAACTTCATCAGAAACTACATTTATTTTTGAATTTGAATCTAATTTTATTGGAGAAGTTACTCCTAGATCAAGATCAAATGCTGTAGATTTTCCACCAAGTATTATTGTAGAACCACTTAAATCTATTTTTCCTGTTCCATCTGAATAAACAGCATATCCTGAACCATCAAATTCTACTGTTCCTCCTGATAAATCTATATTAGAGTTAGTTCCTATAGATGCTGCTGCTGTTGATGTTGC
Proteins encoded:
- a CDS encoding autotransporter-associated N-terminal domain-containing protein translates to MGKSDIEKSLKRFLKRKVSYSLALLVIFMITGGISLGAGITAEEIEETKGDLLTRIQTEREEIKRKIAENERLMKEYNSDFVELVRKADFYSKPLIPSTQVFFSYQYLDGGKMKDVTEKEFSETIDAINKHYGTKSGRSLLRATGNIGKDKIMAGNGVAVDTEVFRETIEVGANIKPVEPELPEINPNVSVNVSAPEVNLGTLPGTITLTVNGISGITAPVVNPLGTPSGVAVSVTTPSAVDKITVTEPTLTAPVTPDDKTINVNAPATPTGFVPTGVTAPTTPEAPEVANVIVPSISIPNLSSPSSANSDGSWAWNTGGDNGLISQMITTSGNFIFTTGGSGSTEAFTASVTGYTASSAGYNVSINNATYETTNIGSGKAGMYRIVGSRYSSFGSNTTITINAGNRPESGNALRQFIHFDPHGDKASALINGITEASAAEKSKATSLVDKYKGAHSNFENTGYQMLTLNGKLTINGNTMVGVGLQGHSNNGRNPMILHAGTTVITGNKNAVFAYPNAGDSANRLYITTNYGSGRIEINGNNNFVMLAEKNSSNHVHNFENSGTIEIKSGDKNIGFFGKQGMNNGYLDLQRPITISSNGEENIGVYQANGSNNKLNENSVIKVDISNGSKNVGYIGDYSSQTINTNLYNITSGNNNIGVISNNNLTLKGLTLNISGGQKNFGLINRIGSLSSIGTINITGGSNNIGITNQSTGIVTHSGNIILGGTDNIGVYGNTTAFTTINGEIQLSGKKNMAVYANKSNTITANKIIATNTEDSIVVYGESGAKITASELNVTSRIDGNPASGDKKDTGAAFASGANTVITINRATSTAAASIGTNSNIDLSGGTVEFDGSGYAVYSDGTGKIDLSGSTIILGGKSTAFDLDLGVTSPIKLDSNSKINVVSDEVVVFNLQNVTGLSTNNLEGTITSALGTAIGGEIDLDKLLEDSTATNYKTAAVDGGEIVIGDLDKTGTGAGSDTQAQKDGNFYYNRFLGQRLAGTATGSTISAVLNNTQASKFNNQVVGLEMNSSKLAVSNTETGINLVNSTIIADRDGAGTGAIGAFINYGVVTIDGTSSIKVEKESNAANAQAVGIYAVNGSDVSNAGNIEVGGNQSIGILGMAYREDSNSIPIVNEFGSSAVDQGKVNIINTGNITLDGVGTIGIYADNNNSSGAVTDTTVSNAGNIIIGDSNNSNAAVGIYGKKATISNTGNITTGTSGVAIYATEGSNITSLGTLTLGSDGVGVMLNGKSEVTATTLTLNGTGTPDVKGKTGIFYRGTGTETKNINVAVNASALDKGTAVYVEDMNVESSGALSIGISGVGIFVKETGANTGANTGTNKGTIDLASGKTGAVGMYTKTSNIVNDISTGIININDASQIGMYAEGMNSKAINKGKINLKVDSSTGIYVKDKAVAELAGTGNSIVFGGKSSVGVFAEGATVAFKDNLTFTNNNENKNIYVYGKDSTVEIDTGKTISVDGGTIPTAAGTEGNKIVGIYLENAGTGSTFSGKGNLTVKNGAVGIYSKGNNYLDVNVTTEGDKTTGIFIDGESRIKGTVAATAGAIGVYGSGGAVSIDTGLTLNIGTAAGTANKGTGMYLTDGAYATGGKITVNNSSTTNNIGVYYSKGAAQGTVTNGAEIELAGTKSIGIYAADGITLVNNSNITSTAGKSENIGSYVGGGSQLTSTGTITMNDAAGGIGIYTEEGKGINSGTIRLNGTAGSMVGMVAEAQAGKTAVAENASGGVITAGANLGMYIGGLGASSGINAGTITAATGTG